In the Sediminibacter sp. Hel_I_10 genome, one interval contains:
- a CDS encoding PAS domain-containing sensor histidine kinase produces the protein MDSIEHFILSSEENPPNTKKITFLNSIQDSIAIGSWEVDLEKTKVIWSSMTKTIHEVDDDFEPKFDGAIDFFPEGKYRDRILDVFERAVTLGEKYDVELQFLSAKKNLKWVRSVGYPVFENGKCVKVKGVFQDITESKNRANEVSLKEKQLRATWESSPNGMAILNLDGRLETVNKSFCRLLEYTENELRALYFNDLIHPEDLVNRKSEIEHLISGKLDYRQKEKRMITKTGKLIFVLCSSSVVRDTEGKALNMIINIANITQNKKAEDEIKMLLKTTEQQNMRLLNFAHIVSHNLRSHTGNLEMLLNLLKDEFPEATRNDYFPLINDAVNNLSETISHLNEVSTTNTKNHELESLNLLEYTNKAISSIKALAIETDANIIVDIDKGISILGIPAYLDSILLNFLTNAIKYRRQDVKPIIELSAKKEDKLIKFNIEDNGLGIDLEQNGHKLFGMYKVFHRHDDARGLGLFISKNQIDAIGGSVEVKSEVNKGTTFSIYFQYE, from the coding sequence ATGGATTCAATAGAACATTTTATTCTATCCTCGGAGGAGAACCCTCCAAACACTAAAAAAATCACATTTCTGAATTCAATTCAAGATTCCATTGCTATTGGATCTTGGGAGGTTGATCTCGAAAAAACAAAGGTGATATGGAGCAGCATGACCAAAACAATACATGAAGTAGATGATGACTTTGAACCCAAATTTGATGGAGCCATAGATTTTTTCCCAGAAGGAAAATATCGAGATCGTATTCTTGATGTATTTGAAAGAGCTGTAACTCTTGGCGAAAAATATGATGTTGAACTTCAATTTTTATCGGCTAAAAAAAATTTGAAATGGGTAAGATCCGTCGGTTATCCAGTATTTGAGAATGGTAAGTGTGTTAAAGTAAAAGGTGTCTTTCAAGATATTACTGAAAGTAAAAATAGAGCAAATGAAGTTTCTTTAAAAGAAAAGCAACTTCGAGCTACTTGGGAGAGCTCTCCAAATGGTATGGCCATTCTTAATTTGGATGGAAGACTTGAAACTGTAAATAAGAGTTTCTGCCGTCTTTTAGAATATACCGAAAATGAATTGAGAGCTCTTTATTTCAACGATCTTATTCACCCTGAGGATCTGGTCAATAGAAAATCAGAAATCGAACATCTCATTTCCGGTAAGCTAGATTATCGTCAGAAAGAGAAAAGGATGATCACAAAAACCGGTAAACTTATATTTGTCCTATGTTCATCCTCTGTTGTTCGCGATACCGAAGGGAAAGCCTTGAACATGATCATCAACATCGCAAACATTACACAGAATAAGAAAGCAGAAGATGAAATTAAAATGCTCTTAAAAACCACTGAGCAGCAAAATATGCGTTTGCTTAATTTTGCGCACATTGTTTCCCACAACCTGAGATCCCATACCGGAAATCTAGAAATGTTATTGAATTTACTAAAAGACGAATTCCCAGAAGCAACAAGAAACGATTATTTCCCTTTGATAAATGACGCGGTAAATAATCTAAGTGAGACCATTTCGCATTTAAACGAAGTATCTACAACTAATACTAAAAATCATGAATTAGAATCTCTCAATTTATTAGAATATACCAATAAGGCCATTAGCAGTATTAAAGCATTAGCTATAGAAACTGATGCAAATATTATCGTTGATATTGATAAAGGGATATCAATTTTGGGGATTCCTGCCTATCTCGACTCGATATTACTTAATTTTTTAACCAATGCTATCAAATATCGAAGACAAGATGTAAAACCGATTATTGAACTATCTGCTAAAAAGGAAGATAAACTCATCAAGTTTAATATAGAAGATAATGGTTTAGGAATTGACCTTGAACAGAATGGCCATAAACTCTTCGGAATGTATAAGGTATTTCACAGACATGATGATGCTAGAGGTCTTGGGCTATTTATAAGTAAAAATCAAATTGATGCCATTGGCGGCTCGGTAGAAGTTAAGAGCGAAGTCAATAAAGGCACAACATTTTCAATCTATTTTCAATATGAGTAA
- a CDS encoding response regulator: MSKVDLTCIIDDDPVFIFAAKRVLNISEFCKNFTVFNNGQEAIQALKPIIQSGKEVPDVILLDLNMPIMDGWQFLDEFIKIKSPKKLLLYIVSSSIDPADLKKAKSYELVSDYIIKPITKKSVEVITRSFD; the protein is encoded by the coding sequence ATGAGTAAAGTTGATTTGACCTGTATCATAGATGATGACCCTGTATTTATATTTGCGGCCAAACGTGTTTTGAACATTTCAGAATTTTGTAAAAATTTTACTGTTTTTAATAATGGACAAGAAGCGATTCAAGCGCTTAAACCTATTATTCAATCTGGCAAAGAGGTTCCTGATGTCATTTTACTTGATCTCAACATGCCTATTATGGATGGATGGCAATTTTTAGATGAATTTATCAAAATCAAATCTCCTAAAAAACTGCTGCTTTATATTGTAAGCTCTTCCATTGATCCCGCAGACTTGAAAAAAGCAAAATCTTATGAGCTTGTTAGTGATTATATTATTAAACCAATCACTAAAAAATCGGTTGAAGTTATTACAAGATCATTTGATTAA